A region of the Candidatus Schekmanbacteria bacterium RIFCSPLOWO2_02_FULL_38_14 genome:
TTAAAACTTCCAGATTATTGCCCTACTGAGAGACTGTGGTAAAATGTATAACCCGGCTAGTAATCATATCATTACCATTGCCGTCAGTATCTTTTGTTTCCAGACGCAGCTCATATTCAGTACCTGACTGAAGCGGGCTATCTAAAAAATCCAGCGATGTATCGCCTGTTGACAGCTCAAATTTCTCCTCCTCCAGACCCTCAGCTTTGATATAGAGAATCAAGCCATCTATGCCACTCAAAGAACTCCATTTAATCTCAGGAGTTAAAGAAACATCTGTGTCATTGTCCTGAGGGGAGGTGATGTCAGGGGTAGGTGGAAAATCGTGGATGACACCTACCTGAAGATTTCCATACTGCTTTGGATAGAGAATAATCTGATATTTCCCTTCAGGATACTTTCGCACAAATTCTTCCTTGCTCAGCCCATCAGCTTTCAGATTGATAGCGAAGTCATTAAAATTAAATGTATTTTTTAAAACCATTGTTTTACCGGTTGGAAGCCTCAACAGGGCTTTTTGCAGTTTCTTCGTATCCTCAGTAGCAAGCTGGAACTCAATTGCATATTCCTCTTTTGTGGGGTAAACATATTTGTAATGGTCAATACCCCATTTTATCTCTTCTTTAGCTACAAGCTCAGTATTTAAAAGACCTGTCAGGAAAAGAAAAACCACGACAAAAGCTATTACAAAATTTTTTCTCATAATTTTTCTCTCTCCTATTATAATTAAGATATAAACTTAGTTTCAGATATATTCCTTTCAAAGGGTTTGATTACAGTCATAATTTAATTTAGTATAATCCTAAAAAAAAGTGTAAGTCAATAATTAATTAAAGGGGACTAAGGGGACGGTTCTCTTTTTCAGTTGATATGGCTATGATATGATGATAATTAGAAACTCATAAAAAAAAGAGAACCGTCCCCTTTAGTCCTAAGTTTACAATTAATATGGTCCTCTTCATGAAATATTCTTTAATTAGGTAGGAAAACGGTCCTCTTATTTAAACCACATAATTATTAAGAGACTTGGCTTTCTTTTATTTTTTCCATGTAGGAATAAAGAAAATCAGGACAAAAATCTGCACCTGTATCCCAAACTATTGTTCCAAGTTGTTTGTCTATACGAAAATTTTTAAATTTTTTTAAACTATTTAAAGGTTCGAAAACTTCTCCATAGAGAAATTTTTTGAAATCAATCCTTTTTTTCTTACCATTTTCAAATTCTATTTCTATGATGTATTCTTTTATATAAAGTGCATTTTTTACTTCATGCATTTTACTCCTCCCTTATTCTAAAGGTTCTATACGGAATAAAGGTTTGTGTTCCTGAGCAAGTTTCCATTCTTTCCTTAACTCATTTCGATGTAGAAATGCCCACTCAAGGACAAGAGAGATTACCCTTCTTGACAATTTCCCTTCTAATATCTGCAAATCTTCAATAGAAAATTTTGCTTTATATTTTCCATATATTGCATGGAAATGTGGTGGATGATGATCATCATAAAACATTGCAATAATTATCCCAAAGAACTCACTTATTTTAGGCATTGTGAATTAGTTTTGTATAAATTGCAGAGAATCTTTTCAAAACGGAATTTTATAAAAATTTTTATTTGAAATATATTTTACTTAAAAACTTTATAATGTAAAGGAAAAGATGACTTACTATTCATTCCTTTAATTCAAAGCCAAGATTGAATCCTGTTGTAGAATCATCAAAAGGAATTGCTGAGGGGTTTTTTACTTATGCACATGGTATTATCTTGCCGGTACATTTCCGACAAATTTCCGATAAAATATACGCCCCCCCACGGTTGGAAGTATCAGCCACAATCAGCCAACCGTCATCTGTCCATTTCTTGCTTAACCCCGAAGGGGTGACATAAACCCTATTTCTTTCTCAGTGTTCTCTGTCTGCCTGCCGGCAGGCAGGTGTCTCTGTGGTGAAAAATTATTTGGTTCTAAGCAAGACCTTATTATGATTCCTGGGAACTTTTTATTTGAGGTAGTTGCTGAAAGAAGCATGGTGAATTGAAGTGAAAAGTAACTTTTGAGAAGAAGCAAAAAGAGACGGGATTAGTGAGGGAGGACGACCCTTCCTTTATTCTCTTCTTGATTTCGCTTGTCGCGGTATAAAAACCTCTAATCTTAACTCGTCATCAATTGTAAAGTGTTCTTATTCAACAACGTCCCTCTTCTTTCCAACTTTCAATCTAATCGGTTTTGTCTTCGCTATATAATAAGTGCGCGTCGTGCTTTTGCGTGTTAGGCGAAGTGCCGTTGATGTAATCATTTCACTTTCTTGAACAGACAGTAAACAAATTCCTGTATCGTATTAAATGGTGTTGTGTGATGTTCAACCTGACTTGACATGAGACTAAAGGCGTCTCCAAGAGTCCGTTGAAGGGAAGTCGGATCGTAGCGTACAATCTCAAGACCGCTGCACTTAAGCGGGCCATTAGGGCCAAAGGTCGCGATGATGACAAAACCACCCCGGCGAACGCTGGTCTCCATTGACTTGCAGTATCCTTTGCGCTCATTTTCCCGTACCAGAAAGTGAAATACTGCTCGGTCATGCCAAACATCAAAACTGGATTCCGATAGATCAACCGCAGTAATATCGCCAAGAACCCATTTGACGGAATCGGCTCGGGAAGCGAGTCGGTTTTTAGAGTACTCTAATGCTTGCGCTGAAATGTCCAAAACAGTGATATTTGAGTACTGAAGTGAAAGCAAGTCATCAACGAGTGTGGAGGCGCCTCCACCAACGTCAATGAGTGCAGCGCCCTTTGCCACGCCTGTTCTCAGAATCAATTCGATTGAGAGGCGTAGGGAGGGCTGATACCAACTCACCGAATCAGGCTTCTTTGTTTGGTAGATTGTTTCCCAGTGTGTGCGTTTGTCAGTCATATCTGATAACTGCATTTCACCTAACTATTTCGTATTGTCAATAAAAAATTTGAGGTCTTGGAAAAAGCTCAAGACCTCTGATTGAAAAGATTTCAAGAAAATTACACAGATTTTTCTCAAATTAAATCTGAGCAAACTGAAAGCAGGTTTCACCCTCCCCTTAATCTCCTCCCATCAACAGGTTGTGTCATAACCCCAGTTTTGGTAGGCGCAGGCTTCCTGCCTGTTGGCACCTGCCTACCGCAGGCAGGGACCTGTTTCTACTTTTTGTCAAAATCTTTAGGAGAGTAGGGCCGCCTCCGTGTGTGCCATCTGAAAAATAATACCTACATTAGGGGGCATGGACGGAGCCAGCCCCTACAATTTTTCAACAAAATCTATTTTGGGGAGTTTTCGTATAAATACAAATCTATTTCTTTAAACTTTTTGTAGCTTACCTGCCTGTAGTTTTTGTCCATACAGCCCTTTAATTCCTGCGATATGGGGTCGAGGTTTGAAAGAGGGTCCCACCATGAGAGGATAAGCCAGATTCTTTTGGCATCTTTTATTGCATTGGGAACAAGCTCAGGAACAAGGCTTGAGTGGGTCCATGCAGAGCTTTGAG
Encoded here:
- a CDS encoding methyltransferase, coding for MTDKRTHWETIYQTKKPDSVSWYQPSLRLSIELILRTGVAKGAALIDVGGGASTLVDDLLSLQYSNITVLDISAQALEYSKNRLASRADSVKWVLGDITAVDLSESSFDVWHDRAVFHFLVRENERKGYCKSMETSVRRGGFVIIATFGPNGPLKCSGLEIVRYDPTSLQRTLGDAFSLMSSQVEHHTTPFNTIQEFVYCLFKKVK